The window GCGGCGTTGAGCCGGGCGACCTCCTCGGGGGTGCGGCCCTCGGGGGCGGGGCGCAGGTAGGCGACGCGCACCTCCTTGCCGTCCACCAGCACGTCGGCGTCGGGGAGGGCGTAGCCGTGCTCGGCGAGTCGGGCGGCGAGGGCCTGCACCGCCTCCACCGTCTCCTCCTGCTTCTTGGGCTGGGCGGCGAACTCGGAAAGCGGCGTGCCCGTCACGGGCTGCCACACCGCGTAGTAGGCCCCGGGGCGCGCGACCACGTCGGTCAGGCCCGCCGGGGCGATGGCGCGCAGGGCCGCGCGGTAGGCGTGGAAGCCCTGACGCGCGGCGGGCGAGGTCACGTCGAACCACGCCACCCGGCGCGTCGCGCCCTCGCCCGCGCGAACCTCGCTGAGGGTCACGTGCCCCTCGCGCGAGAGTTCCCGCACCACCTGGTACTTCCCGTCAATTACCGCTGCCGTCTGGCCCGTCATGCGTCCGCCAGCATAGCGCGGCGGGGTGAGGAGAGGGGACGGACGAGCTTGGAGGAGGCCGCATGGGCCTGTCACACCGGCAGGGGAATGCGGACGACAGGCAGCGCGGCGGACAGACGAGACAGGCCACTGTACAGGGGCTGACGCTGGGCACACGCTTCCTCGACGGAGTGTCGCGCGGAAAGTCTTTCAACGGAGAGAGAGGCTGTATATGACGGCTCCCCTCCCCCTTGAGGGGGGAGGTTGGGACTGGTACAGCTCCGCAGGAGAGGGGGTGAACTGGCCTGGCGTCCCGAGGCCAATCAGAATGTCCAGGCCGCTCGTGGGAACAGTCCATTGAGGTGGTCACACGCCCCCTCACCCCGACCCTCTGCAAGCAGCTCTACGAGTCTCCCACGAGGGGAGAGGGAGAAAAACGTTACCCCAAGGCCACTCTCACCGCCCAGTAAACGGCGAACCCTCCCAAAATTCCCAGGGCGAGGCTCCGGGTGCGCCACATGAGCAGCGCGCCGACCAGGGCGGCAGGAAGGCGGCGGGGCCACTCGGGGCTGCCCAGCACGTCGGGCACGATCAGGGCGGCGAAGACGCTGACGGGCACGAAGCGCAGGAAGGCCAGCCAGAAGGGCGGCAAGTTCAAGCGGCCCAGGCTGAGGCCCAGCAGGCGCGACGGGTACGTGACGAGCCACATCAGCGCGATGACGAGGGGGGCGCTCACGCCTTCTCCCCCCGCGTGACGAGAAACGCCCCCAGCAGCGCCCCACCCACCCCGGCGAGCAGCACGACCAGCCCGCCCGGCAGCACGCGGGAGAGGCCCCACGCCCCCAGCCC is drawn from Deinococcus aerius and contains these coding sequences:
- a CDS encoding AzlD domain-containing protein, yielding MSAPLVIALMWLVTYPSRLLGLSLGRLNLPPFWLAFLRFVPVSVFAALIVPDVLGSPEWPRRLPAALVGALLMWRTRSLALGILGGFAVYWAVRVALG